TCGCCGACGCCAACGACCTGTCGGCTCTGGCCGCTGCGGTGGAACAATTTAAAGCGAACACCGACGCGCCAACTTTGATCGTCGTTCGCAGCGTGATCGGCTTCGGTTCGCCGAACAAAGCCAACTCGCACAACGCTCACGGCGCACCACTTGGCTGGGACGAGATCGAACTTACCAAGAAGGCTTACGGTTGGCCAACGACCGAGAAGTTCTTCGTTCCCGAAGGCGTCAAAGAACACTTCCAAGAAGGTATCGGAGCCCGTGGCGCCGCAGCTTACAAGCAATGGCAAGACGTTTGGGCTGCTTATCAAACCGCCAATCCCGAGAAGGCTGCTGATCTGACAACCTTCTTCGCTGGCGATCTGCCCGAGGGCTGGGATTCGGAAATCCCAACTTACGAAGCGGATGAAAAGGGAATGGCATCGCGCGTCAGCGGTGGTCAAGTTCTCAACGCCATCGCCAAGAACATTCCTTGGATGGTCGGCGGTTCGGCTGACCTCGCGCCAAGCACCAACACCCTGTTGAAGTTCGAAGGTGCGGGCGATTACGAAGCGGCAACGCCTTGCGGTCGCAACATGCACTACGGCATTCGCGAACACGCGATGAGCGCCGTCTGCAACGGAATGTCGCTGACGGGACTGCGTTCCTACGGTGCGACCTTCTTCGTCTTCACCGACTACATGCGTGGCGGAATGCGTTTGAGCAGCATCATGCATCAGCCCGTGTTGTACGTTCTGACTCACGATTCGATCGGCCTGGGCGAAGACGGACCAACGCACCAACCTGTCGAACACTTGGCTGCGTGCCGTGCGATGCCAGGGCTGTATGTCTTCCGTCCCGGCGACGCCAACGAGGTAGCCGAATCGTATCGTGCCAGCGTCGGATTGTCGGATCATCCAACCGCGATGGTCCTTTCGCGTCAAAACCTGCCAACGCTGTGCCGCGAGAAGTTTGCACCGGCATCGGGAACCGCGAAGGGTGGCTACGTGTTGGCCGATTCCGATGGCGAACCCGAACTGATCCTGATGGCCAGCGGCAGCGAGTTGTCGCTTGCCGTCGAAGCTTACGAGCAATTGAAAGCCGCCGGCGTCAAGGTTCGCGTCGTCAGCATGCCTTGCTTCGAATTGTTCGAAGACCAAGACGCCGCCTATCGCGAGAGCGTTTTCCCTGCGTCGTGCACCGCTCGCATCGCTATCGAAGCGGGCATCCGCCAGTGCTGGGATCGCTACTTGGGCAGCGAAGGCGAATTTGTTGGCATGGACAGCTTCGGCGCTTCGGCACCGGCTCCTCAGCTGTACGAAAAGTTTGGCATCACGACCAAAAACATCGTTGCCGAAGCCAAAGCTTTGTTGGCGTAACGCCGTTGGAAATCGGTGACGCTGCGAACCTCGCGGCGTCATCGAAAACTGGCGTTACTAGTAGCGCCAACGCGGTCTCGCAGCGGACAAGGAGACCGGCTTCATTGTTCGCCCGCCGGTCAATACGGCGATCAGCGTTGGCGTGTAGCGGCTGGCGAATTGAGCCAGCAGCAAGCTGCAAACGATTGCGGCTGGTGCGGCGATCCAAAAGCTGAACTCTTCGCCGACGATCCTGCTCGTGATCCGGCGGAGCACTTCCCGCATCGGGAACTCGTGTACCAGGTAGACGAAAAAGCTGAACTCGGCCAACCGGCTGAGTCGCTGATTTTCGATCCGCCGTGTGATGCTCAACAGCCCCAAGCAACCCGTTGCGATGGCGGCTTTCTGTAGCAACAGCGAGAGCGTTGTAAAGTCGCGAATGTACCAGTTATCGAAACTGGGATCGATCGCGACGCGAATCGTCAACAACAGAATCCAGGTCGCAAGCAGCGCGAAGCTGAAGCGCTTCGGGGCGCGGATCAGGCTCTCCAGAAGATCGATCCGCGTGACGGCCCAGCAACCGAGGGTGAAGCCGAGCAGCGTTTCGACGTTCAGGGCGTACCATCCGGCGACGATCGGAGCGGGTTGCCATTCCATCGTCCACAGAACCGCCAAGATGCCTAAGATGATGCGTGGTGCGCGGCGGACGGCGAACTGGACCAACGGCGCTGCGACGACCAATAGCATTAGGTCGCGGAGGAACCACAGTTGTTCGGCTAGCGGATGCAGTAGGATCCGGGCGAAGAACTGCGACGGTTCCAATTGCGTCGGCTTGCCGCTGAGCATCTGGATCGTCGACCAACTTGCAAACGCGATCAACGAGATCAACAGATAGGGGACCAACAAGCTGGCGGCGCGCTGCCGCAGCTTGGCGAGGTAGTTGTTGTAGCTGCCGGTGAACGTTAGAAAGTAGAAGAACCCGGCGGCAAAGGCGAAGACTGGGACCGCGATTCGGGCGATTCCATTGATTAAAAATTCTTGAAGCCAGCCATTTAGATTCCCACCCGTGGCTGCGGCCGAGCGATAGTGAATCAGTACGACCAGCACCGTCGCCCAGAGGCTGGCGGTGCGGAACGACTGTTTTAATTCCTGCGACGGTTGCATGGATTGCGATGGTGGAATTGGGGCGAAGGAAGCGATTGCGCGGACGTCCGCGGCGACAGCGCGGATTACTTTGGTAGCCGCTGTGAAACTCTAGCACGCCGACCGCTGGAGGATCTTTTGGGAATTCGGTCGCGGAGTAACAACGACTTGGATGCGGCGTCCCCAATCACTGAACCACGACGTTGGCAAGTCGTCCCGTTGGTGATGGTTGCGCTGAACGTGGTCGGGATCTTCTTGGCGTATGGGGCGACGATCATCTTGGCCCGCGAGCTGTCGCATCTCGCGTTCGACCAATACATCGGGGCGATCGCAACGCTGGGACTGTTCGCGGCGCTCGCCGAAGGCGGGTTTGGCAAATACGGCCTGCGCGTGATTCCGATCTACA
Above is a genomic segment from Rosistilla ulvae containing:
- the tkt gene encoding transketolase, whose translation is MSAVTTNIRQTAIDTIRTLSMDAVQTANSGHPGTPMALAPVAYQLWNEAMRYDPQHPQWPNRDRFVLSCGHASMLLYSILHLTGVQEVDQAGEPVGQEAISLDNIRNFRQLESPCAGHPEYGEASGIETTTGPLGQGIATSVGMAIASRWLAARYNTAEHTLFDNDVYAMCGDGDMMEGVACEAASMAGHLKLSNLCWIYDDNKITIEGHTDLTFSENQVDRFKGYGWHVIEVADANDLSALAAAVEQFKANTDAPTLIVVRSVIGFGSPNKANSHNAHGAPLGWDEIELTKKAYGWPTTEKFFVPEGVKEHFQEGIGARGAAAYKQWQDVWAAYQTANPEKAADLTTFFAGDLPEGWDSEIPTYEADEKGMASRVSGGQVLNAIAKNIPWMVGGSADLAPSTNTLLKFEGAGDYEAATPCGRNMHYGIREHAMSAVCNGMSLTGLRSYGATFFVFTDYMRGGMRLSSIMHQPVLYVLTHDSIGLGEDGPTHQPVEHLAACRAMPGLYVFRPGDANEVAESYRASVGLSDHPTAMVLSRQNLPTLCREKFAPASGTAKGGYVLADSDGEPELILMASGSELSLAVEAYEQLKAAGVKVRVVSMPCFELFEDQDAAYRESVFPASCTARIAIEAGIRQCWDRYLGSEGEFVGMDSFGASAPAPQLYEKFGITTKNIVAEAKALLA
- a CDS encoding acyltransferase family protein; this translates as MQPSQELKQSFRTASLWATVLVVLIHYRSAAATGGNLNGWLQEFLINGIARIAVPVFAFAAGFFYFLTFTGSYNNYLAKLRQRAASLLVPYLLISLIAFASWSTIQMLSGKPTQLEPSQFFARILLHPLAEQLWFLRDLMLLVVAAPLVQFAVRRAPRIILGILAVLWTMEWQPAPIVAGWYALNVETLLGFTLGCWAVTRIDLLESLIRAPKRFSFALLATWILLLTIRVAIDPSFDNWYIRDFTTLSLLLQKAAIATGCLGLLSITRRIENQRLSRLAEFSFFVYLVHEFPMREVLRRITSRIVGEEFSFWIAAPAAIVCSLLLAQFASRYTPTLIAVLTGGRTMKPVSLSAARPRWRY